The genomic DNA CGCCGAGCAGGAACCCTGGAACAGAGAATGACACTGACGGGTATCGGAGTGCACATTTCACCACAAACTCTTGACTGTCGATTAACCGGCGGCTCGTATGCGAGAGTTCCCTGTTCCGTATGTGACACACAGGGAACCCCCTTCACGTTGCAgcctctgccttttctttttcacgGGACAGCAGTGGGACCTAACATGACCCGGCTGGGGCGCAACACACTTGAATGctagaaaaagaaacgcgcctGAAACGCGACAAAGCCAGAGTATTTCAAAGCTGTCGACCAGCCGCCAAATATCTGGATTCAGGTCCAACGAAAACATCTACGAGTACATAGACAAACAAGATGTTTTTTACAGATGCAGGTACACAAATAGACATAGGCAAAATGTTTCGGTGTGTGTGTAATAATGTGCGCCGGTGTGGATGTGAGGCCTGGGCCAGTACAGAGAGCGCTATCCTGGAAGAGGAATTCGCAACGGCACCTAGGGTATACCGAAGAACCCCGAGAGGAAACTGCCGGTGACGGCAAAGCAGCAGATTTCGTTTGCAAAAAAACGGCGGCTCCCACGGAGGCAACATCGAAATGGTTCCCCAAAGCTGCTACTCCTCTCCCAGATCTTCCGGCATCGTTCCATTTCGCGCAGCTGAAGTTCTTACCTGTAGGCGGTCCTGAAAGTCCCGAACCGCATCTTCGGGCCGGCAGGGGCGGAGCGTGGACAGCGACGAAAAGACCAAGTGGGAGTGGGATTTtccggaaacgaaaaaaacggcggGACAAGCtcgcccttttttctgttcacGAGTGAACAGAGAATGGTAGATCCGAGCTCCGTTTTTCAGCGGCAGAGTGGGGTGTCGCCGCGTCCTCACGCGGGGCCTGGACCTGTTCTGTGTGGGTGAACACACTGCGTGCTTCGGCTCTCGCTATATaggagaagcgagcgcaCACTCGAATCGCGAGAAGGAGcgggaaacgcatgcgcgtctGTCGAAAGTTTCTCGCAGTCTGTCTACGTTTTTCTGCTGCGCATCCACCTCGGTCGAAAGCGCGCgactttccttctttctgcggtgtctgtacacctccgAAACCCCGTGCAACGAAAGAAGCGCACACCTTTCGCTCACAAGAGTTCATCTACATAGCAGAACAACTCGGCGGATGTGCCCTTAGGCTTCCGCGCGAGTCAACAACGCGATCTTGTCCGATGACAAGCCGGCGGACAGGTCTCTGTCGGGACTTTTGTCCTTGCGAAAAATCGCGGCGAAAGGTGCGACGCGGCTTCGTGTCTTTCCGGCTTGCAAGCGAGGTTTTTGTTGCCACACCCTGCACAGCCGAAGCGGACTTTCAAGAGTAAGGGGTTCCCCTGCCCGCGTCGGACTCTGCTTTTCAGGGAGAAAACGGTTTCGGCGGAAGGTTGGAAAACACcagttcgtcttcttttcttaGTGCAAGGGTAGAGTGTAAGTGATGTGCCGGCGCGAAAGCGAAAAGCTGGCGGCCGAAGCttccgaggagacacggaggcgGCAAAATCGGCACGCcaggaaaggcgaagcaggccgGCGTCGGCCTCTGATCACAGGCAGCGCGGCAGCGAGGGTGGGGGATGTGATGGGaggcctctcgtctcccctggCGCCATCGAGCTTCGTCCCggacgcttctctctctctgcacgctCTGTGTCGGCGATTCGATTTTTTTAGGATTCTGTGACGTTGTCGAGACCCACGGTGGAAGTCGAGATTTCCCCTGTCCGTCGGAGTGCCTTgaaaagcggaaaaacgCTCCATCAAACCCCGGCAGAAGGCAACACAACGGAAAGGCGCGTCCAGACGGGTCACTCAATGACTCACCGAGTTTTGGAGGTTTTCCGCCGCCGTTCTGCATGTGAATTTCCCTCTTTCGTCGCTCCGCGTCTCGTATTACCTCTGCTCTTCGCCCTGGCGTCCATCCGGAGTTCCgcgctccttttctcttctgctctcaCGCTTCGTTCGGCCGCGGCGCCGCTCGCTTTTTCTTGGTCGCCACCCTCACGGCCcctgcttccttctcaccGCGCTGCATTTTCCAGCTGTCTTCCTGCCCGTCACCCCAAGtcgcgtgcgtcttcctcgccttcgccgcgcaCCTTGACTCCGCTCCCGGACGTGGTTCCCGTCCCcgacctctctctgttccccgCTTCCAGGCTCCGGCAtcgccgtttctcctcgctcacCATGGCGGAGCCCCAGCGCGACAGCAAAACCTTCTGCCCCGGCCCTCTCGAAGACCAGGTGCCGACCAGCTGCAAGCAGGCAATCCCCGTGTTTGGCTGTGGATCCGAGCGAGTCCGGTTGGCCGCGTTGCTCGATGGCGGCGAGGCGTCCGTGGAAAAATTCGTGAACCAGGAAAAGCCGGTGACTGTGTGCGGATGGAGCCGCTCCGTCAGGAAACAAGGCGGCGGCAGCTTGTGCTTTGTCGTCCTTAGCGATGGCAGCACCTCAACCAACCTCCAGGTCGTCGTCGAAGCTGGGATTGGTGGGGACTTCCCACAGCTGCTCAAATGCGGGGCCGGATGCTCCTTCCGATTCACCGGAGACGTCGTGAAAAGCCCAGCCAAGGGCCAGGCTGTCGAGCTCGCCGTCCGAGACCCCAGCAAAGGTAAGAAGATGGCAAAGAACTGATCCAAAGACGCGCGGACAGGCTCGTGAGACAGGACGGAGAACGGAGgaaaaggtggagagagcgcgaggcggatACGAGACTCTCCTTTGCAAAGAACAAAAGCCGCGCGGTTTTCCGATTCTGTATTCCGAACCACCCTTccgacgaaacagagagggtgAAAAAACAGTCGCTCAAACACGAATCCACACTCGCCCCAAAACACCCCCTTTTAACGTATCTGCGGACTGTCCAGAACCAGTCTGGACAACCGCGCACGTGGATAGGTCTGCGTGaaacttctctctccgtgtttcCATTGATCCTTAACTCTGTGCCTCCCCCAGAAATAGGCTAGGCGTCCACACGCAGGCGCCGATCTACACATGCGTGCACGTGCAGGCTTACatcgtatatatatatatatatatatatatatatatatatatatgcatatgtatatatatacatacatatacaaatgtatatctatacatacatatatatgcaaatgcatatatatacatacatatatatatacatgtaaatatgtatatgggcgtctgcatgcaatTTCTGGTGTGTGCAAAGGTTGCACTCGTGTTTCGAATTGCGTCTGGGTTGTTCAGGCCACCGTCTGGAGATCTTGGGAATGACGGACGCGGCAAAGTATCCGTTGGCAAAGAAGGAGCACACGCGAGAGTATCTGCGCGAGATTGCGCACTTGCGTCCGCGCTCGTACCTGATAGGAGCGGTTACGCGTGTGCGGTCGAACTTGGCCATGGCGACTCACCGCTTCTTCCAGGATCGCGGCTTCCTGTACATCCACACGCCGATTGTCACGGCGTCGGACTGCGAGGGCGCTGGGGAAATGTTCCAGGTGTCGACTCTcctgccgccgcctcccgcggAAACCAAAGAGAATGAAAAGAAGGCCGACGGGGCTGCGAACGGCCAAGCTGCGGCGCCGGCTGAGCCTCTTGTGCCTTTGACCAAGGACAAGAGGGGTGTTGACTACTCCCGAGACTTCTTCGGCAGACCCGCGTTCCTCACGGTGTCTGGACAGCTGGCCGTCGAGCCGTACTGCTGCGCGCTGTCGGATGTCTACACCTTCGGTCCGACCTTCCGAGCAGAGAACTCGCACACGTCCCGACACCTTGCGGAGTTTTGGATGGTGGAGCCTGAAATCGCCTTCGCCACGCTCGAAGACAACATGGTCGTCGCGGAGGCCTACGTGAAATTCTGCGTCCAGTGGGTACTGGACAACTGCAGAGCCGGTAcgcacgcgaaaaaagagaaatggAAAAGGGGCGCCTCGTCGACTTTCGGTTGTGGAAATCGAGCGCGTAGCGCCGTTGGcgccgaaagaaaacagagaatgCCCAGGGCCGACGCGGCCTGGAAGAAAGACCCACCCAGAGGGGCCGAGCAGCCGAAACGGCGTCGACAGTGGCCGACGGACACCGAGAGATGAGACACGAGGGATGTCAggcgaatggagagagacgcaaaaccTCGCGGGCTCTGGTGTCTCGTGCTCGTTGTTGATGCGTCCGCGTGTGGGTGGGAGGCATGCACGCGtcgcgcgtcgcgcgcgACCAAGAAGGGACGCCTCACATACAAGTCTCCGCGTTCATATGTTTGGCGGCCTAACTCTGTCACCAACTCGCTGAGTCGTCTGTGCGTATCCAGGCTCTATCTGCTACCTGGGGGCAGCAGAGCAGTCAGCGCTGGCGCCGAGCGCGCAAGGAAGACTGTCGGGTTTCACAGATGTTTGGCGTTTTCCTGTGGTTGTGTGCAGACATTGAGTGGTTCCAAAAGAACCAGGAGGAAGGCCTCGTTGCCCGTCTGGAGAACATTCTGGCAGAGCCGTTCGCCCGGGTCTCGTACACGGAAGCGATCGAGATCTtgaaggcggaagagccgAAGGCGCAGTTCAAGGAAAAGGTGGAGTGGGGCATGGACATGGGGAGCGAACACGAGCGGTACTTGACCGAGAACATCTACAAGAAGCCGTGCATCGTGTACAACTACCCGAAGGACATCAAGGCCTTCTACATGAAGCTGAACGAGGACGGCAAGACGGTCCGGGCCATGGACGTTTTGGTTCC from Neospora caninum Liverpool complete genome, chromosome VIII includes the following:
- a CDS encoding Asparaginyl-tRNA synthetase, related; this encodes MAEPQRDSKTFCPGPLEDQVPTSCKQAIPVFGCGSERVRLAALLDGGEASVEKFVNQEKPVTVCGWSRSVRKQGGGSLCFVVLSDGSTSTNLQVVVEAGIGGDFPQLLKCGAGCSFRFTGDVVKSPAKGQAVELAVRDPSKGHRLEILGMTDAAKYPLAKKEHTREYLREIAHLRPRSYLIGAVTRVRSNLAMATHRFFQDRGFLYIHTPIVTASDCEGAGEMFQVSTLLPPPPAETKENEKKADGAANGQAAAPAEPLVPLTKDKRGVDYSRDFFGRPAFLTVSGQLAVEPYCCALSDVYTFGPTFRAENSHTSRHLAEFWMVEPEIAFATLEDNMVVAEAYVKFCVQWVLDNCRADIEWFQKNQEEGLVARLENILAEPFARVSYTEAIEILKAEEPKAQFKEKVEWGMDMGSEHERYLTENIYKKPCIVYNYPKDIKAFYMKLNEDGKTVRAMDVLVPKIGELVGGSQREDDRDRLAAMIQAKNLDPKPYWWYMELREYGTIPHAGFGLGFERLVMLVTGIENIRDTIPYPRYPGHAEF